A stretch of Nitrospira sp. DNA encodes these proteins:
- the modB gene encoding molybdate ABC transporter permease subunit codes for MNWLAIWVTVKLASLTAGSLLLIGLPIAYWVTFSTWRWKFLVESIVALPLVLPPTVLGFYILVAIGPHSPIGRFYVDLVGHPLPFTFEGLLLASILYSLPFAVQPFASAFEQVDRRLLEASWTLGRSKVQTFFRLIVPLSATGLITGVVLSFAHTLGEFGVVLMVGGNIAGETRTVSIDIYDEVQALNYAGAAKTAFFLLVVSYLVLLTVYAMNRKVWAAWPQK; via the coding sequence ATGAACTGGCTTGCCATTTGGGTCACTGTCAAATTGGCCAGCCTTACGGCTGGCTCCTTGCTGCTGATCGGGTTGCCGATCGCCTATTGGGTCACGTTTTCAACCTGGCGCTGGAAATTTCTGGTCGAGTCGATTGTCGCCTTGCCGCTGGTGCTCCCGCCGACGGTGCTGGGGTTCTACATCCTCGTCGCCATTGGGCCTCATAGCCCCATCGGCCGCTTCTATGTGGACCTGGTCGGCCATCCTCTTCCATTCACCTTCGAAGGGCTTTTGTTGGCGTCGATTCTGTATAGCTTGCCGTTTGCCGTACAGCCGTTCGCGTCGGCGTTCGAGCAGGTCGATCGCCGCTTGCTCGAAGCCTCCTGGACGCTGGGCCGCTCCAAGGTGCAGACGTTCTTTCGGCTCATTGTCCCCCTCTCGGCCACCGGGCTCATTACGGGCGTGGTGCTCAGCTTCGCCCATACGCTTGGCGAGTTCGGTGTGGTCCTCATGGTCGGCGGCAATATCGCCGGGGAGACGAGGACGGTCTCGATCGACATTTATGACGAGGTGCAGGCGCTGAATTATGCGGGGGCGGCGAAGACGGCGTTCTTTCTCCTGGTGGTGTCGTATCTCGTATTGCTGACGGTCTATGCCATGAATCGAAAGGTCTGGGCGGCATGGCCGCAGAAGTAG
- the modA gene encoding molybdate ABC transporter substrate-binding protein yields the protein MLRIIAIICMLVLSGVNLAGAEEVTIAAASDLNFAFKELVAEYEKTTGNHVKLSLGSSGNFYAQIQNGAPFDLYFSADSGYPKKLEEAGLTVPGSLYRYAVGRIVLWAGTASRLDVSKGLDVLREPGIKKIAIANPKHAPYGRAAVAAMEYAKVYESVKDKLILGENISQAAQFIESGACDIGVIALSLAMAPAMKDKGSYWEIPAEAYPSLEQGAVILKQSKNQAAARSFLEFLQSSQGQDIMRRYGFTLPR from the coding sequence ATGCTTCGAATCATTGCCATCATATGTATGCTTGTCCTCTCAGGTGTAAACCTGGCCGGCGCGGAGGAGGTGACGATTGCCGCGGCGTCGGATCTGAATTTCGCGTTCAAGGAACTCGTGGCCGAATATGAAAAGACTACGGGGAACCATGTGAAGCTGTCGTTGGGGTCGTCGGGCAATTTCTATGCGCAGATTCAGAACGGGGCGCCCTTCGATCTGTATTTTTCCGCCGATAGCGGGTACCCCAAGAAGCTGGAAGAGGCCGGGCTCACGGTGCCAGGGTCGCTCTATCGATACGCGGTGGGGCGCATTGTCTTATGGGCAGGGACGGCATCGCGCCTGGATGTATCTAAGGGGCTCGATGTCCTGCGGGAGCCGGGTATCAAGAAGATTGCGATTGCGAATCCCAAACATGCCCCGTATGGTCGTGCGGCGGTAGCGGCGATGGAGTACGCCAAGGTCTACGAATCGGTCAAAGATAAACTGATCTTGGGGGAGAATATCTCGCAGGCCGCGCAGTTTATCGAATCCGGTGCTTGTGACATCGGGGTCATCGCGTTATCGCTTGCGATGGCCCCTGCCATGAAAGACAAAGGCTCTTACTGGGAGATTCCGGCTGAGGCGTATCCTTCGTTGGAGCAGGGGGCGGTGATTCTCAAACAATCCAAGAATCAGGCCGCGGCGCGGAGCTTCCTGGAATTCTTACAAAGCTCGCAGGGGCAGGACATCATGAGGCGGTATGGATTTACATTGCCGAGATAA
- a CDS encoding porin: MSPAWAADAGKLVEKDGRYVFVESMDPATKLLLQRAVKQGTITQEEYDHVVRESQERTYLLQPSFKAWYDRGFNFSMNDNDFLLKIRGRFATRYTQRYRNDAWRTTGDSKDFPELLGVFGDYRANRSTNDGSTFNLRTARLYFMGHLFSPDLKYYFQLAGETSENAQAPGSISMLDAYVLSTHIPWLNVQVGQFKVYFNRSQINSTAAMQFANRALAMDAFAASGLNRRDVGITIMNDEEIYPVNYYFGIFNGEGPLVNRFAQFGSEEATVGCSGGQTGGNPFPSPTGCPANNRNLNANVRTSINQLMYTARLQWNVLGRAGYGEGDIAYSETPQMAIGGGYAYNPGLNTSTDNAFVGIDLANLNLRRSLAVLGNGRMLGQGIVDFSTWTLDYAFKYRGFSLQAEYWFRNVTRHEKGLPCLQTATVGGPCTVYAPGQFGNATGWYVQSGYYLIPRKVEVAARYAWWDPDTRSGGDLIKEVDVSLNWFLSGTYDHQIMVTYSNIAMGQGGFAIGRSAPLPAVGTNFPSGTVALDVNARTLIENAVRIQYQIFF; the protein is encoded by the coding sequence ATGAGCCCGGCTTGGGCTGCGGATGCCGGGAAGCTCGTCGAAAAAGACGGACGCTACGTGTTTGTCGAAAGCATGGATCCGGCCACCAAGCTCTTGCTGCAGCGGGCGGTCAAGCAGGGCACGATTACGCAGGAAGAGTACGATCACGTGGTCAGGGAATCGCAGGAGCGCACATATCTCTTACAGCCCAGCTTCAAAGCCTGGTATGACCGGGGTTTTAACTTTTCGATGAACGACAATGACTTCCTCCTCAAAATCCGTGGCCGGTTCGCAACGCGCTATACACAGCGGTATAGGAATGATGCCTGGCGCACGACAGGAGATTCGAAAGATTTTCCTGAGCTGCTCGGGGTGTTCGGTGATTACCGTGCGAATCGATCGACCAATGATGGATCCACATTCAATTTACGGACCGCCCGCCTCTATTTCATGGGACATCTCTTCAGCCCTGACTTGAAATACTACTTTCAGCTGGCAGGGGAGACGAGTGAAAATGCGCAGGCACCTGGCTCCATTTCGATGCTTGACGCGTATGTGCTCAGCACTCATATCCCCTGGCTGAATGTGCAGGTCGGTCAGTTCAAGGTCTACTTCAATCGGTCGCAGATTAATTCGACCGCGGCGATGCAGTTTGCCAACCGAGCCCTCGCGATGGATGCCTTTGCGGCGAGCGGGCTCAACCGGCGTGACGTCGGCATCACGATCATGAATGATGAAGAAATATACCCGGTCAATTACTATTTCGGCATTTTCAATGGCGAAGGTCCTCTGGTGAATCGGTTCGCTCAATTCGGCAGCGAGGAAGCCACGGTGGGGTGTTCGGGAGGACAGACTGGTGGGAATCCCTTTCCCTCTCCGACAGGCTGTCCGGCGAATAACCGAAATCTCAACGCCAATGTCCGAACCAGCATCAACCAGCTCATGTATACGGCGCGGTTGCAGTGGAATGTCTTGGGCCGGGCTGGATATGGCGAAGGTGATATTGCCTACTCCGAGACTCCGCAAATGGCGATAGGGGGTGGCTATGCGTATAACCCCGGGCTTAATACCAGCACCGATAATGCGTTCGTCGGCATCGATCTGGCAAATCTGAATCTCAGACGGTCGCTGGCCGTGCTGGGAAATGGGAGAATGCTCGGGCAAGGGATCGTCGACTTTTCCACCTGGACCCTCGATTATGCGTTCAAGTACCGTGGATTCTCGCTGCAGGCAGAATACTGGTTCAGGAACGTGACGCGGCATGAGAAAGGACTCCCCTGTTTGCAGACGGCCACGGTGGGAGGGCCTTGTACGGTCTATGCGCCGGGACAGTTCGGCAATGCGACGGGTTGGTATGTGCAATCGGGTTACTATCTGATTCCCCGGAAAGTCGAAGTCGCGGCGCGTTATGCCTGGTGGGATCCGGATACCAGATCGGGCGGGGATTTGATCAAGGAAGTGGATGTCTCATTGAACTGGTTTCTGAGCGGGACGTACGATCATCAGATCATGGTGACCTATAGCAATATTGCGATGGGACAAGGCGGCTTTGCGATTGGACGTAGTGCGCCGTTGCCGGCGGTGGGCACCAATTTCCCGTCCGGAACCGTAGCATTGGATGTGAATGCCAGGACGTTGATTGAAAATGCGGTCCGCATCCAATATCAAATATTCTTTTAA
- a CDS encoding substrate-binding domain-containing protein, with protein sequence MTMRWMSVVTVGLCIAASVNCGPVPRSVRDEGAVRVLVIATSPAVAEALTQLGQAFEVSHPGVRVQLSVDPALDLRRMVAAMESRGKSFIGSGPIHLVAPGGDEVITRMEQKYYLLPEANALYATERLVLIAPESLSEAPESFEALATMGTVRIAVADLSTRLGVETDQVLRALGLKGKRLDLANDQAGILDHVLSGQADVGILFGQDAMKVQQRVRIVATAPAGLYKPIPHSIAMERYCPDRPLCEEFLRFVTSPDGQSVLKRLGYGPGKTPESPVRVSIP encoded by the coding sequence ATGACTATGCGATGGATGAGTGTTGTCACGGTGGGGCTCTGTATCGCCGCCAGCGTGAATTGTGGGCCGGTGCCACGTTCGGTTCGAGATGAAGGCGCGGTTCGGGTGCTGGTCATTGCGACGTCACCGGCCGTGGCGGAGGCGCTGACTCAACTCGGCCAGGCGTTCGAGGTCAGCCATCCGGGGGTGCGCGTCCAGCTTTCTGTCGATCCAGCGCTCGATTTGCGCCGGATGGTTGCCGCGATGGAGAGCCGAGGCAAGTCCTTCATCGGCTCAGGCCCGATTCACCTCGTGGCGCCGGGCGGCGATGAAGTCATCACCCGTATGGAACAGAAATATTATTTGCTGCCGGAAGCGAACGCCTTGTATGCGACGGAACGGCTCGTGCTGATTGCACCAGAGTCCTTGAGCGAAGCACCGGAATCATTTGAGGCGTTGGCGACGATGGGGACGGTGCGTATCGCTGTCGCCGACCTGTCCACGCGACTGGGCGTAGAAACCGATCAGGTCTTGAGGGCCTTGGGCCTCAAGGGGAAGAGGCTCGATCTTGCCAACGATCAGGCGGGCATTCTTGATCATGTGCTGAGCGGCCAGGCCGATGTCGGCATCCTCTTCGGCCAGGATGCGATGAAGGTTCAGCAGCGGGTCCGCATTGTGGCGACGGCTCCAGCCGGCCTCTACAAGCCGATTCCGCATTCTATCGCCATGGAACGGTATTGCCCGGATCGTCCGCTCTGTGAAGAGTTTTTGCGGTTTGTGACGAGCCCGGACGGGCAGTCGGTATTGAAACGATTGGGGTATGGACCGGGGAAAACGCCTGAATCACCGGTGCGCGTTTCTATTCCCTGA
- a CDS encoding substrate-binding domain-containing protein, translated as MPPTFLNRLKDVRVARGLSQGELAARADITRQAISSIEANRYLPTTAVALQLARVLNTSVEELFSLQSAGEVIEARLIDVPRPTSSVSSLPRVKVVKVNGRYYARPVAGLGEVLSYTVAADGFLESQEIARRGRVDAPVVQVRLSRDRQAIEQEIAVAGCDPAIFLAGEHLRRRKDQTSVVGWTMGSTAALQALQRGEVHVAGIHLTDASTGESNLPFLRRQLKASAYEVITFATWEEGLMVRPGNPKGLRSVVDLVREDVTLINREEGAGARLLLDQRLRAAGFVGSQVNGYDRTAASHLHVARLVSEGQADAGVGIRSAAQSYGLDFIPLQSARYDLVVPKAYLSSHPSLNHLFDTLASRPFRSEIAAIGGYDTTDTGKVQAL; from the coding sequence GTGCCACCGACTTTCCTGAATCGGCTCAAGGACGTGCGAGTCGCCAGGGGGCTCTCGCAGGGTGAGCTCGCGGCCCGTGCAGACATTACTCGCCAGGCCATTTCTTCGATCGAAGCCAACCGCTATCTCCCAACCACTGCTGTGGCGCTCCAACTCGCGCGTGTACTGAATACCTCGGTGGAAGAGTTGTTTTCCCTGCAATCCGCGGGAGAGGTGATCGAGGCCAGATTGATTGATGTGCCGAGGCCGACGTCGTCCGTCTCTTCGTTGCCTCGGGTGAAGGTGGTGAAGGTGAATGGCCGGTATTATGCGCGGCCCGTGGCAGGTCTTGGTGAAGTCTTGAGCTATACCGTCGCGGCCGATGGGTTTCTTGAATCGCAGGAAATCGCTCGTCGAGGGCGCGTCGATGCGCCTGTTGTGCAGGTGCGGCTTTCACGTGACCGCCAGGCGATCGAGCAGGAAATCGCTGTGGCCGGGTGCGATCCCGCCATCTTTTTGGCGGGAGAACACCTTCGCCGGCGGAAGGACCAGACCAGCGTGGTGGGCTGGACGATGGGGAGCACCGCCGCGCTCCAGGCGTTGCAACGAGGCGAGGTCCATGTGGCCGGCATTCATCTGACCGATGCGTCGACCGGTGAGAGCAATCTCCCGTTTCTCCGCCGGCAGTTGAAGGCGAGTGCTTATGAGGTGATTACGTTCGCTACTTGGGAAGAAGGATTGATGGTCAGGCCTGGCAACCCCAAGGGGCTTCGATCGGTTGTGGATTTGGTGCGGGAGGATGTGACCCTGATCAATCGGGAGGAGGGAGCTGGTGCCCGATTATTGCTTGATCAGCGGCTGCGCGCGGCAGGGTTCGTCGGTTCGCAGGTAAACGGGTACGATCGCACGGCGGCGTCCCATCTCCATGTCGCGCGTCTGGTCTCGGAAGGGCAGGCGGATGCGGGGGTGGGCATCAGATCCGCCGCGCAGTCCTATGGCCTCGACTTCATTCCGTTGCAGTCGGCACGCTACGATTTGGTGGTGCCGAAAGCCTATCTCTCCAGCCATCCCTCCCTGAACCATCTCTTCGACACGCTGGCCAGCCGGCCGTTTCGGTCGGAGATCGCCGCCATCGGCGGGTATGACACGACGGACACGGGCAAGGTTCAGGCGTTGTAA
- a CDS encoding DUF2292 domain-containing protein, giving the protein MEHENRSERKSDHDIAQTILAALKGIRFGSVEIVIHNSKVVQIERKEKLRIGTDSLSSAQ; this is encoded by the coding sequence ATGGAACACGAAAACCGATCAGAACGAAAGAGCGATCACGACATCGCCCAGACCATTCTGGCCGCATTGAAGGGAATCCGATTCGGCTCAGTCGAAATCGTGATCCACAACTCCAAAGTGGTCCAGATCGAACGAAAGGAAAAACTGCGTATTGGCACGGATAGCCTCTCGTCTGCGCAGTGA
- the modA gene encoding molybdate ABC transporter substrate-binding protein — MKHQAQLFRRWLLLSIAALTFWAPAGASAQPETLTIAAANSVKDALRKVLPLFESQHREVNVRVIYGPSQTLRKQIEEGAPVDVFLPSLSEEIDQLEKKGLVIQGSKRVYAGTSLVLITSTTLPAPIASIQDLHTVPVRRIAIGDPKASSVGKVAMQFLTHSKLEPQLKSQFIYGEHSRAVLDLVAKGEAEIGIVYRTDAVADEHVRILDTAPENSHTPIRYGVAVVWTAKNLSGAGDFIEFLLTPQTQTQLKEHGFDQASRNAGLAQQQEGKP, encoded by the coding sequence ATGAAACACCAGGCTCAGCTCTTTCGACGATGGCTGCTGCTCAGCATCGCGGCTCTTACATTTTGGGCACCGGCCGGCGCATCAGCGCAACCGGAAACGCTCACCATTGCCGCCGCCAACAGCGTCAAGGACGCATTACGGAAAGTCTTGCCGCTGTTCGAATCCCAGCACCGTGAAGTCAACGTGCGGGTCATCTATGGCCCGTCCCAAACCCTCCGAAAGCAAATCGAAGAAGGAGCACCCGTGGATGTGTTCCTCCCCTCCTTGTCCGAGGAAATCGATCAGCTCGAAAAAAAGGGCCTCGTCATTCAGGGCAGCAAACGTGTCTATGCCGGCACGTCGCTGGTGCTGATCACCAGCACCACGCTTCCCGCGCCCATCGCCTCGATTCAGGACCTGCACACCGTCCCGGTCCGGCGCATCGCGATCGGTGACCCCAAAGCCTCATCGGTGGGAAAAGTCGCTATGCAGTTTCTCACGCACAGCAAACTCGAACCGCAACTGAAATCGCAGTTTATTTATGGCGAACATTCGCGCGCCGTGCTGGATTTGGTCGCCAAGGGTGAGGCCGAAATCGGCATCGTCTATCGGACAGACGCCGTCGCGGACGAACACGTTCGCATTCTCGATACGGCCCCGGAAAACTCGCATACCCCGATTCGCTACGGCGTAGCCGTTGTCTGGACAGCGAAGAACCTGTCTGGAGCGGGGGACTTCATCGAGTTTCTCCTGACACCCCAGACCCAAACGCAACTCAAAGAACATGGGTTCGATCAAGCATCTCGCAATGCCGGATTGGCCCAACAGCAGGAGGGAAAACCATGA
- a CDS encoding aliphatic sulfonate ABC transporter substrate-binding protein, with protein sequence MKRLSAIALGLLLLTASAGISTPQQALAAETIRVGHFPNITHVQGLVAQHLSRTGRGWFEERLGQDVKIEWFIYNAGPSAMEAILSGSIDLTYVGPSPALNAYAKSNGEEIRIIAGAATGGAALVVQPDSTFTQPADFRGKTIATPQLGNTQDVACRAWLANGGLKITQTGGDAFIVPTPNPDQFALFQSKKLDAVWTVEPWVSRLERDAGGKILLEQSKDSITVLVSSVKFLKTKRELAKKFAQAHRELTEWILAHPAEAKQMAQQELAAETHAAVSTELIAQAWTRIGLTTEASPGEYQQFVANAQRAGFIRTAPDLSRLIERLN encoded by the coding sequence ATGAAACGATTGTCAGCGATAGCTCTCGGCTTACTCTTACTCACTGCGTCGGCCGGAATCTCTACACCTCAACAGGCGCTGGCAGCCGAAACCATTCGCGTCGGACATTTTCCGAATATCACCCACGTCCAGGGTCTGGTCGCCCAACACCTTTCTCGCACGGGACGCGGATGGTTTGAAGAGCGGCTCGGCCAAGACGTGAAGATCGAGTGGTTTATCTACAACGCCGGACCGAGCGCCATGGAAGCGATTCTGTCCGGCTCCATCGACCTCACTTACGTGGGGCCAAGCCCAGCCTTGAATGCCTATGCGAAATCGAACGGCGAGGAAATCCGCATCATCGCCGGCGCCGCGACCGGAGGCGCCGCCTTGGTTGTCCAACCCGATTCCACATTTACGCAACCCGCCGATTTTCGAGGAAAGACCATCGCGACTCCCCAGCTCGGGAATACGCAAGACGTGGCCTGCCGGGCCTGGCTGGCCAATGGCGGGTTGAAGATTACGCAGACTGGCGGCGATGCCTTCATCGTCCCCACACCAAACCCCGACCAATTCGCCTTATTCCAAAGCAAGAAGCTCGATGCCGTCTGGACCGTTGAACCCTGGGTCTCCCGTCTGGAACGTGACGCCGGAGGCAAGATCCTTCTCGAACAATCGAAGGACAGCATCACAGTCCTGGTATCGAGTGTGAAGTTTCTCAAGACCAAACGCGAACTCGCCAAGAAATTTGCACAGGCCCACCGTGAACTCACCGAGTGGATCCTCGCGCATCCGGCAGAGGCGAAGCAGATGGCGCAACAAGAACTGGCGGCTGAAACCCACGCCGCCGTCTCAACCGAATTGATCGCCCAGGCCTGGACACGGATCGGCCTGACCACTGAAGCCTCGCCCGGCGAGTATCAGCAATTCGTCGCCAACGCGCAGCGCGCCGGATTTATTCGCACAGCCCCAGACTTGTCCCGCTTGATCGAAAGGTTGAATTGA
- a CDS encoding ABC transporter ATP-binding protein, with the protein MPTPESPSTTTASSKLVFEHISKSFQTSSLHVQALNDVTLRIADGEFVCLVGPSGCGKSTLLNIMAGLDRPDRGLVQADGHTITGPGPHRLMMFQEAALFPWLTVLGNVLFGLKLSNGLTAAERQEKAEYFLELVGLKRFMHANVHELSGGMKQRVALARALAPNPSVLLMDEPFGALDALTREQLYGDIQRIWSQHRKTIVFVTHNVREAVCLGDRVILFSPNPGRIREEFAIPLPRPRDINSVDLARYATEITRVLKGYVKTEVAG; encoded by the coding sequence ATGCCGACACCGGAAAGCCCATCGACCACCACCGCCTCCAGCAAACTTGTGTTTGAACATATCTCGAAGTCCTTTCAGACCAGCTCGCTGCATGTTCAGGCGCTCAACGACGTGACGCTCCGTATCGCCGACGGAGAGTTCGTCTGTCTCGTCGGCCCCAGCGGCTGCGGCAAATCGACCTTGCTCAACATCATGGCCGGCCTCGACCGGCCTGATCGCGGGCTCGTTCAAGCCGACGGCCACACCATCACCGGCCCAGGCCCCCACCGTCTTATGATGTTTCAGGAAGCCGCCTTGTTCCCGTGGCTGACCGTGTTGGGCAACGTCCTCTTTGGGCTGAAACTCAGCAACGGATTGACGGCCGCGGAACGTCAGGAGAAGGCCGAATATTTCCTGGAACTCGTCGGCCTGAAGCGGTTCATGCATGCCAATGTCCATGAACTTTCCGGCGGCATGAAACAACGCGTAGCCCTGGCTAGAGCGCTGGCACCGAACCCCAGCGTGCTCTTGATGGACGAACCATTCGGCGCCCTGGATGCTCTCACACGCGAGCAACTTTATGGCGACATTCAACGCATCTGGAGCCAGCATCGCAAGACCATCGTCTTCGTCACGCATAACGTGCGAGAAGCGGTCTGCCTGGGAGACCGCGTGATCTTGTTTTCACCAAACCCCGGACGGATTCGCGAAGAATTTGCGATTCCTCTTCCACGCCCGCGTGACATCAACAGTGTGGACCTCGCGCGCTACGCCACGGAGATTACCCGCGTGCTGAAAGGCTACGTCAAAACGGAGGTGGCAGGATGA
- a CDS encoding ABC transporter permease: MIVRWLSASLFFLALLAVWHLAVKAKIWSPLLLPSPMSVFDYLRSAVEDGTLWEATVVTVRRLLIGYGLGVLAGLPLGLLTASSRWSQDTIGILALGLQTLPSVCWVPLALLWFGQTESAMLFVVVMGTLWSLILATNNGVRTIPPIYTRAARSMGSTGLHTWTHVILPASLPFLLSGMKQGWAFAWRSLMAAEIFVTILTGFGLGHLLHYGRELNAMDQVIGVMLVIVVIGLAVDKSLFTPIEQFLHRRWGTARQ, from the coding sequence ATGATCGTACGATGGCTGTCCGCATCGCTATTTTTCCTGGCCCTCCTGGCTGTATGGCACCTCGCCGTGAAAGCCAAGATCTGGTCGCCGCTCCTATTGCCGTCTCCCATGAGCGTCTTCGACTATCTGCGGTCCGCCGTGGAAGACGGCACACTCTGGGAGGCCACCGTCGTCACCGTGCGACGGCTCCTTATCGGATACGGACTCGGCGTCCTTGCCGGGCTTCCTTTGGGCCTCCTCACCGCCTCGTCCCGCTGGTCTCAAGACACCATTGGAATCCTCGCACTGGGACTCCAGACGCTTCCGAGCGTCTGCTGGGTGCCGCTCGCACTCCTCTGGTTCGGGCAAACCGAATCCGCCATGCTCTTCGTCGTGGTGATGGGAACCCTCTGGTCATTGATTCTCGCCACGAACAACGGCGTGCGGACGATCCCGCCGATCTATACCCGTGCCGCCCGCAGCATGGGGTCAACCGGCCTGCACACCTGGACACATGTGATCCTGCCGGCATCGCTGCCATTCCTTTTGAGTGGCATGAAGCAAGGCTGGGCCTTCGCCTGGCGCTCGCTGATGGCGGCGGAAATATTCGTCACGATCCTGACCGGCTTTGGCCTGGGGCATTTATTGCACTATGGACGGGAACTTAACGCAATGGATCAAGTGATCGGAGTGATGCTGGTCATCGTAGTGATCGGGCTGGCCGTAGACAAATCACTGTTTACTCCTATAGAACAATTTCTCCATCGCCGCTGGGGAACCGCGCGCCAGTAG
- the chrA gene encoding chromate efflux transporter translates to MPTRLPPAVSFSEALRFWIKLGFISFGGPAGQISVMHQELVERKRWISERRFLHALNYCMLLPGPEAQQLATYIGWLLHRTWGGIVAGGLFVLPSLFILIGLSWIYMAYGDLPAVAGLFYGIKPAVTAIVVFAAFRIGSRALKNAWLWAIAGTSFVSIFAMHVPFPAIVLAAGVLGYLGSRLRPEYFTLGGGHGATDTPHEPSVIDDHTPIPDHARFSWPSFWTHLGIGIGLWAAALGGLVGIYGWNHPLAQMGWFFTKAALLTFGGAYAVLPYVYQGAVEHYHWLTPLQMIDGLALGETTPGPLIMVVTFVGFVGGWTTTLFGPDALLWAGIVAATVVTFFTFLPSFLFILIGGPIVESTHGDLKFTAPLTGITAAVVGVILNLALFFAYHVLWPQGFAGRFEWIPALIGIAAFVALYRFKIPIIPVVGACAAAGFLLKFLGMA, encoded by the coding sequence ATGCCGACCAGATTGCCACCCGCGGTCTCCTTCTCCGAAGCGTTGCGCTTCTGGATCAAGCTCGGTTTCATCAGTTTCGGCGGGCCGGCCGGGCAGATCTCGGTGATGCACCAGGAACTGGTCGAACGCAAACGGTGGATCTCGGAGCGGCGATTTCTCCATGCCCTTAACTACTGCATGCTCCTGCCAGGACCGGAAGCCCAGCAGCTCGCGACCTACATCGGCTGGCTCCTGCACCGCACATGGGGCGGCATCGTGGCGGGCGGCTTGTTCGTGCTGCCATCCCTCTTCATTTTGATCGGCCTCTCGTGGATCTACATGGCCTATGGCGATCTTCCGGCCGTCGCCGGCCTCTTCTATGGCATCAAACCAGCCGTCACGGCCATCGTCGTCTTCGCCGCCTTTCGAATCGGATCGAGGGCGCTGAAGAACGCCTGGCTCTGGGCGATTGCGGGCACCTCGTTCGTCAGCATCTTCGCCATGCACGTTCCGTTTCCCGCCATTGTGCTGGCCGCAGGTGTGCTCGGCTATCTGGGCAGCCGCCTGCGCCCGGAATATTTCACACTGGGAGGCGGGCACGGCGCCACGGACACACCCCACGAGCCATCGGTGATCGATGACCACACCCCGATCCCGGATCATGCGCGATTTTCATGGCCCTCCTTTTGGACACATCTTGGAATCGGGATCGGCTTATGGGCCGCGGCGCTCGGCGGACTTGTCGGGATCTACGGGTGGAATCATCCATTGGCACAAATGGGCTGGTTCTTTACCAAAGCCGCCCTGCTCACATTCGGCGGGGCCTACGCGGTGCTCCCCTATGTCTACCAAGGCGCCGTCGAACACTATCACTGGCTCACCCCGCTCCAAATGATCGACGGGCTCGCCCTGGGCGAAACCACGCCCGGCCCGCTCATCATGGTGGTGACCTTCGTCGGGTTCGTCGGCGGCTGGACCACCACCCTGTTCGGTCCCGACGCGCTGCTCTGGGCCGGCATCGTCGCCGCAACCGTCGTCACGTTCTTTACCTTTCTCCCCTCCTTTCTCTTCATCTTGATCGGCGGCCCCATCGTGGAATCCACCCATGGCGACCTGAAATTCACCGCGCCGCTCACCGGCATTACGGCCGCCGTCGTTGGCGTCATTCTCAACCTGGCGCTATTCTTTGCCTATCACGTCTTATGGCCGCAGGGATTTGCCGGCCGCTTCGAGTGGATACCCGCACTCATCGGGATCGCCGCGTTTGTAGCCCTCTATCGATTCAAAATCCCGATCATTCCTGTCGTCGGAGCCTGCGCGGCAGCGGGCTTTCTGCTCAAATTTCTCGGCATGGCCTGA